The window GGAAGCCCTGCGCGACCTCCAGGCCGACATCGAACAGGCGTTGTAGCGTCGAAAGTTGATGGTTGATGGAAGGGGCTCCCCTCTATCAACCATCAACTTTCAACCTTCCACCAATTACAGCCAGGCTTTCTTGCCGGTGATGTACTCGCGCTGGAAGTCCGCGTCGCTCTTAGTGAAGTAGATGATGCCCTCGACGAGGCCGAGCAGACTGACGAGCATCGGGACCAGGAAGAACACGGCGCCCACGATGATGAACGACCCGATGATGCCCAGGATCCACCCGCCGATGGTCGCGGCGAGCATGATCACGCCGGGCGTGGTGTTGCCCAGGTAGAACTTGTGCACGCCCAGGCTGCCCAGGAAGATCGCCAGGAGGCCCGCGATGAGTTTCTTCTGCGCCACGTCGCTGCTCTGGACGCCCTGCGTGAACTGGTTGATGGCCTGCCGCGCCTGCCGTTCCAGATCATCGAAGTTCCCACTCTGACTGGGCGCGTGGTGCATCGGCGCAGGCCCCTGCGGAATGCTGGGGTTCTTCGCGCCGCCCGTGGCGCGCGCCACCCAGTCGTCGTCCGCCGTGGGGCGGGGCGGGGGCACGACCGTCGGGGCGACCGGGGCGGGCGGCACGTGATGCGCGGGCTGCGGCTGGGGCTGCGGGGTGTGCGCGGCGCTGCTCCCGGCGGCCTGATCCACCCAGGATGGCGCGGCAGGGCTGGGCGGCGTGCTGGAGGTGCCCGCCGCGGCGTCCACCCACGACGGGGCGGGCGTGGGGTGAGCGGGCCGGGCGGGTGGGGTGGCCTGACCCGACCCGGCCACCTCGTCCACCCAGGAGGGCGCCGCGGCGCGCGGGGTGGCGTCCGGGATGCGCAGGTCGTCCGCCCCGGCAGGCTTCGGGGCAGAGTGATGGGCAGCAGTCTGGCTGGGGGCCGGGCTGGCGCTGGACCCTCCGAGGACCTCGTCCACCCAGGACGGCGCGTTGCTGGAGGCGTCGGGTTGCTTGTCGTCCGGGTTGGTCATGCCCCACAGTACGCGATTCATGAAGGAGCCGTTTCATCCGTCAAACGGTGGCGACGTGCCCGGACGCGACGATCACCGGCAGGGGCACCACCAGCGGGCCCGCCTGGAACAGCGGCGCCAGTTCGGCGCGGTGCGCGGCCTCCAGCGCCGCGACCTCCTGCGGCGGCAGGGACGCCAGGGGCTGCCCCTCCAGCCCCGCGCGGATGTCCGCCCAGCGCGCCCTGACGTCCGGTAGGGTGTACGTCAGCGGGTGCAGATGTGCCTGCACGTCGGTCAGTCCTGCCGCGCGCAGCACGTCCGCCAGGGCCTCCGGTGTGGGCAGGCGACCCAGCGGCGGCGCGCCCGGCTTCAGGCCCACCCCCGACAGGCGCGCCCGCCACAGGCCCGGCAGCGGCCCCAGCAGGCCCGTCCCGAACGACGACACCACCACCCGCCCGCCTGGGCGCACCACCCGCGCCCACTCGCGCACTCCGCCCGGCATGTCCGGCAGGAAGAACACGCCCGCCGCGCACACCGCCACGTCGAACGCGCCGTCCGGGAACGGCAGCGCTGCCGCGTCGCTGCGCACGAACTCTGCGCCCGGCACCCGCGCGCGTGCCTGCGCCAGCATGCCCGCCGACACGTCCATCCCCACCACGCGGCCCGCGCGGCCCACGACCTCCGCCGCCACCGCGCCCGTGCCGGTCATGACGTCCAGCACCGCCTCGCCCAGCTGTACGCCCGCCGCGTCCGCCACGAAGCGGGCTGCCTGCGCCAGGAAGCCCACCGCGTCATACCGCTCCGCCACGGCGTCGAACAGCGCCTCGTTCGCGCGCACGCGGTCCCCCGTCACGCGCCCTCCAGCACGGCGCGCACCTGCGCCACCCGCTCCGCGACCGACCCGCGCAGCAGCGTGAACGGCACGCCCCGCGCCTCCAGATCCTGCCGGATGAACGCCTGCTGCACGGCCCGCACCTCCGTGTTCGCCCGCCAGCCGTCCTGCTCGTGCGGCAGGTCCGTGCCGCACACGAAAGCATGCGCGTAGCGCGAGCGGCACTCGTCGGCCAGCGCCCGCAACTCCGGCCGCGCCCCGCCCGTCAGGAGGTGCGACCACATCAGGGTCGTGGCGGCGTCCGTGTCGCTGAACACCCACCGGTGCACGCCCGGCGAGGTGATCGCCTCGTCCTCCAGCGCCCGGTGCCCCCGCGCGATCTCCAGAAAGTGCGCCGCAGACAGCGCGCCGTTCTCGCGCTCGTACACGTCCCGGCCGTACTCGCGCACCCAGGCCGTCCCGAACGCCTCACCCAGCGCGCGGGTCAGGGTGCTCTTGCCGGTGCTCTCCGCACCCAGGATCACCACGCGCCGCACGAACTGCGCGTACACCAGCGGCTCCAGAAACCCCCGCAGACCGTGCACGTCCGCGCGCAGCGCCGACCCGCTGACCGGCACCGCCGCCCGCGCCCGGTCCACACACACGTGCGCCGCGCCCAGCGACGCCGCGAACGCCTCCCCGTAGTCCTCCGACGTGAACACCACGTCGGGCCGCACGCCCCAGCCGTCCAGCACGCCCCGCACGTACGCGTGGTGAACGGCGTCCGGCTCGCCGTTCAGGGGCGGATTCGGCGCGTCCGGCAGCAGGTCCAGCCCCGGAAAGAGCCGCGCCGGGTACAGCGACCGGACCCAGCCCCGCCGCAACGGACCGGGCATATCCGGAAAGTCCGGGCGGGAATACACCCACACGCTCACCCGCTCGCAGCGGGACAGCGCCTCATCCAGCACCCTCATGTGCCCCCGATGCAGCGGCGCGAACTTCCCCACCACCAGCCCATGCCGGAAGCGCCGACCCGCGACGTCAGGCAACCGCGACCTCCCGCGCCTCGTCCCGCCGCCACTCGCGCCAGCCGTACACGCTCATGGCCGCCAGCACGAACTGCAAGGCGAACAGCACCCAGTACCCCGCATGCCAGAAGAACACCGCCTGCACCGCGTTCACCGCGATCCACACCGGCCACGACCACGCCCAGCGGCGCGTCGTCCCGAAATTCGCCACCAGCGACAGCGTCACCGCCGCGAACTGCACCCAGTTCCACGCCGCACCG of the Deinococcus sedimenti genome contains:
- a CDS encoding AAA family ATPase, with translation MPDVAGRRFRHGLVVGKFAPLHRGHMRVLDEALSRCERVSVWVYSRPDFPDMPGPLRRGWVRSLYPARLFPGLDLLPDAPNPPLNGEPDAVHHAYVRGVLDGWGVRPDVVFTSEDYGEAFAASLGAAHVCVDRARAAVPVSGSALRADVHGLRGFLEPLVYAQFVRRVVILGAESTGKSTLTRALGEAFGTAWVREYGRDVYERENGALSAAHFLEIARGHRALEDEAITSPGVHRWVFSDTDAATTLMWSHLLTGGARPELRALADECRSRYAHAFVCGTDLPHEQDGWRANTEVRAVQQAFIRQDLEARGVPFTLLRGSVAERVAQVRAVLEGA
- a CDS encoding TM2 domain-containing protein, whose amino-acid sequence is MNRVLWGMTNPDDKQPDASSNAPSWVDEVLGGSSASPAPSQTAAHHSAPKPAGADDLRIPDATPRAAAPSWVDEVAGSGQATPPARPAHPTPAPSWVDAAAGTSSTPPSPAAPSWVDQAAGSSAAHTPQPQPQPAHHVPPAPVAPTVVPPPRPTADDDWVARATGGAKNPSIPQGPAPMHHAPSQSGNFDDLERQARQAINQFTQGVQSSDVAQKKLIAGLLAIFLGSLGVHKFYLGNTTPGVIMLAATIGGWILGIIGSFIIVGAVFFLVPMLVSLLGLVEGIIYFTKSDADFQREYITGKKAWL
- a CDS encoding class I SAM-dependent methyltransferase codes for the protein MTGDRVRANEALFDAVAERYDAVGFLAQAARFVADAAGVQLGEAVLDVMTGTGAVAAEVVGRAGRVVGMDVSAGMLAQARARVPGAEFVRSDAAALPFPDGAFDVAVCAAGVFFLPDMPGGVREWARVVRPGGRVVVSSFGTGLLGPLPGLWRARLSGVGLKPGAPPLGRLPTPEALADVLRAAGLTDVQAHLHPLTYTLPDVRARWADIRAGLEGQPLASLPPQEVAALEAAHRAELAPLFQAGPLVVPLPVIVASGHVATV